A window of Centroberyx gerrardi isolate f3 chromosome 6, fCenGer3.hap1.cur.20231027, whole genome shotgun sequence genomic DNA:
AAGATGATAGCCTCCTGTTAGCAGTGTCAGCACAACAGGTAGGATGCCAAAGTAAAAGGATCGGTTAGAGAATATAAAAGAACTATGATATtcaaaactagaagggcactcggagagcgcagacctccgccaaggttcgtgctgttattgcttgttcatgagtcggatccggatccgctccaaaatttaatgggttcttccttgccccatgctacacccttccaccaagtttcatgaaaatcgggccagtagtttttccgtaaccCTGCtaatagacaaacaaacagacaaacaaacaaacaaacggcagcaccgaaaacataacctccttggcggaggtaatgaattaataatgttttcatgtaactggattatttgtcattttgtgcagtATAGCCTATGAATTATGTTAgtttccaaaaaaataaatgaagccTTTGCAGACACCTCTCCTGTTTATAGCATCTCTTTAAATGAATTGGGTTCTTTAATGTAGCATTGAGAATCAAGCATCACAGTATACAAACCAAATACTgtatagaaaaatatatatgtaaaattgcaggaaatggtgtattaaaaacaaaaaaaaaatatatatatgttccTATcactgtctatatatctgtatgtgtgtgtgtgggtatatcaatacacatgtgtgtgtgtgtgtttctcccagTGGGACACAGCAGGTCAGGAGAGGTTTCGCACCATCACCTCCAGCTACTACAGAGGAGCTCATGGCATCATCATCGTCTACGACGTCAccgagcaggtgtgtgtgtgtgtgtgcgtgtgtgtgtgtgtgtgtgtgtgtgtgtgtgtgtgtgtcactggtaCCTACAAGATAATCAGTTGTGTGGGAGAGGGTTTGAACACtaacttctctcctcctcctcccctctctcctcctttcctttcctctcctctctctcctcctctcctctcctctcctcctttcctttcctctcctctctctcctcctttcctttcctctctcctctcctctcctttcctctcctctcctctcctttcttttcctctcctctccactccactcctctcctctcctctcctctcctttcctctcctctcctcccctctcgcctcctctcctctcctctcctctcctttcctctcctctcctctcctctcctctcctctcctttcctctcctctcctctcctctcctctcctcccctctcgcctcctctcctcctctcctcctcaggagTCCTTCAACAACGTGAAGCAGTGGCTGGAGGAGATCGAGCGCTACGCCTGTGAAAACGTCTCCAGGCTGCTGGTGGGAAACAAGTCTGACCTCATTAGCAAGAAAGTGGTGGACTGTGCCACTGCTCAGGTACACACAGGCTCAGTGTGTCATGATAAAATGTACTGGtagttaatttccaaaaacaCCAAATAtccatttttgaaaaacaaatcctTACTTGAAGTTTAATATTTCTAAAATCAAGAGAATCCAGCCTGTTAAAGTGTTCTAATTTATTTAGGACTAGGACTATTCATTTAGGACTTAAATGacctactgtcctttaaaaagtgtcATCATTTGGTTCAATTTTAAACTATCAATCGTTTAGTAAGTGTACGTGTCACTTTCAAATGGTgtttgtctcattttggaaggagACTCTTCATTCATAGATGCCGGATTATTCACACAGAAACAAGGTGTATCCGGTTAAAGGGGAATGACGCCCATTTTCAGTAGTAAAATCTGTCTTTCTGCCCCTGGGGGATTACTGTGATCACAGGCAAAAAAGTTCAAATCGGTCCTAGAGACAGAATCGGTTGGGATACAGTTGGAATCTGAGATGTGAACCCGGCGATTTGAAATCAAACTGAGAGCGTACCTGCAGACGAGTGCCGTGttttttctttggggaattcatgCCTTTACTTCCTCATATGTATCTTACgtgactggcaaggaatatcATAGTATAAGTATTGTTGTACCCGCCAACCATAGAGCAGCTGTTTTTGCTGTCCTCTACTAACTCAGATCCAAGAAGCACtcctttattattcttttttcttaCTCTTCTTTCAAACTGACAGCTGATTTgagtgtctctccctccctcctgcaggaTCTGGCCTCGTCTCTCCACGTCCCCTTCATGGAGACGAGTGCTAAGAGCTCTGACAACGTGGAGAGGGCTTTCCTCACCATGGCCTCTGAGATCCACAAGCGTCTGGCCAGCGAGGGAGGGGGGATGCAGGGCGATGGGGCGGCGGCCAAGGCCCAGACCGCCAAGATCAACAGCGCCCCCCTGTGGCCCGGAGGGGAAAAGCAGATGCAGGCGCAGGAGGCTGGAAACTGCTGCTGAGCAGGAGACGACGCCTCGCTGATCTGACTACAACGCCGTGTACACCGTTAAATAAAGAAGAGaggtgtgtcattttcaacacatccgcCCGTCTTGTTTCTGGATGAAACacgtttgtgttttttgacacaaatataaaaacatgtCAGAGTCAGCTTTTTGACACAACATATCGTTGCTATTGGGTAAAAAACCTTGCATCAAAAATTTTTACTTttcaggaacaaagaaaaacagccgcgtttttagcttgacaacaatagatttttgagtttatgaagtagttgttttttaatt
This region includes:
- the LOC139924185 gene encoding ras-related protein Rab-1B-like, translated to MNPEYDYLFKLLLIGDSGVGKSCLLLRFADDTYTESYISTIGVDFKIRTIDMEGKTVKLQIWDTAGQERFRTITSSYYRGAHGIIIVYDVTEQESFNNVKQWLEEIERYACENVSRLLVGNKSDLISKKVVDCATAQDLASSLHVPFMETSAKSSDNVERAFLTMASEIHKRLASEGGGMQGDGAAAKAQTAKINSAPLWPGGEKQMQAQEAGNCC